The DNA sequence cagcaaatgcaatttaagggctattatttgatttttaattaattaattaattttaattttttttgttggtatactgatagcccttttagaatatggggtgtcagtgggtgttagggtgatggaacagccattaaagggacactccgttttgggattagaGGGTATtcggattttttgattttttttttttttgattttttttgtatggaacatgtttgttgcattatttaaggaggagcgccctcaagcgtttacacagcaaatgcaattaaagggttagtatttgatttttaattaatttatttcaatttttttcgttggtatactgatagcccttttagaatatggggtgtcatgatggattaagagtgtcatggtggatTAAGGGGGTTctggtgggaaacacaggcatagatattcgtgtttggtcaaacacaactgtgccatctagttttccttctcctccttctcacccttcatattaacagggctatctccaaaagtacaagggccccagggctcatatttggcacacttaatggccctaccccatagatgtgccttttgcccattttggccccataggtcaaaggtcacgggccccaggggcccaaatgtaaaaatacaaagcatgccgtttctcatcaaataaagcagcctcagggccctgagttggtgcactgatagccccaggagtactctatatttacatgtatacatgagccccatatgtcatatattatgggccccagggccccaaatgttaaaaaaggggcaacagtttgacaaggttagctgtgaaactacaagggcacaagggctcatatgtggcacacgtatgggcccgaacttgtagatatgcattttaccaattatggccccagattttttaaggctaggggcccagaggcccaaatgttaaaacaaagggccggccgtttctcagcaaataaagtagctacagggctcagatttggtacacagataggttttcagtatagggtgatggaacagccattaaagggacactccgttttgggattaaaggggtattcagattttttgattttttttttttttgatttttttgtttgtatggaacatgtttgttgcattatttaaggaggagcgcctcaagcgtttacacagcaaatgcaattaaagggctattatttgatttttaattaattaatttttttttttttttgttggtatactgatagcccttttagaatatggggtgtcagtgggtgttagggtgatggaacagccattaaagggacactccgttttgggattaaaggggtattcggattttatgatttttttttggatttttttgtatggaacgtgtttgttgcattatttaaggaggagcgccctcaagcgtttacacagcaaatgcaattaaagggctattatttgatttttaattaattaattaattttaattttttttgttggtatactgatagcccttttagaatatggggtgtcagtgggtgttagggtgatggaacagccattaaagggacactccgttttgggattaaagggtattcagattttttgattttttttttgatttttttttttgtatggaacatgttcgttgcattatttaaggaggagcgcctcaagcgtttacacagcaaatgcaattaaaggggtattatttgatttttaatttatttatttatttcaattttttcgttggtatactgatagcccttttagaatatggggtgtcatgatggattaagagtgtcatggtgggttaagggggttatggtgggaaacacaggcatagatattcgtgtttggtcaaacacaactgtgccatctagtgccatcctgtggtttcatctccttctcctccttcttctatcaaacacaacattctgtcaaggctagcgctaaaactacaagggccccagggcccatatgtagtacacttatgggccctaccccgtagatgtgccttttgcccatctcggccccagaggtcaaaggtcacgggccccaggggcccaaatgtaaaaacacaaaccatgccgtttctcatcaaatgaagcagcctcagggccctgagttagtacactgatagccctaggggtactctatatatacaagtttacatgagccccatatgtcatatattatgggccccagggccccaaatgttaaaataaggggcaacagattgacaaggctagctctaaaactataagggtactagggctcatatgtggtacatgtatgagccctaagttttcaatgtgccttttgcccattttgggcccagatgttaaaggctaggggccccagaggcccaaatgttaaaacaaagggccggccatttctcagcaaataaaatagttacagggttcagatttggtacactaataggtcttaagcattatactactatatgtatatatgagccccatgtgtcacataatatgggccccagggccccaaacgctaaaacatagggccggccgttactctgtaaataaatcaGCTACAAtatccagcttgagtctactgatagaactagagaatcatacattaacatatgtacatgagtctcataagtcaaatattatgggccccagggccccaaatgttaaaacaaagggccggccgtttctcatcaaataaagcagctttagggctcagagtttgtacacagattgcacctgaaaattatattgttatatgtacatgtgagccccatatatcacattatatgggccccagggccccaaatgctaaatcatagggccggccgttactcagtaaataaagcagctacagagttcagatttgatacactaaacggtcttcagaattatattgttatatgtgtatatgagccccatgtgtcacacaatgtgggcctcagggccccaaaccctaaaacatagggccggccgttactcagtaaataaagaagctacaatgcccagctttagcctactgatagaactatagaattatacttcaacatatgtacatgagcctcagaagtcaaatacaatgggccccagggccccaaatgttaaaacaaagggccggccgtttctcatcaattaaagcagctttagggctcagagtttgtacacagattgcacctgaaaattaaaTTGTTATaagtacatatgagccccatatatcacataatatgggccccagggccccaagcgctaaaacatagggccggccattactcggtaaataaagcatCTACAGTGCCCAGTTTGAGTCGCTTGATAGCAcaagagaattatacttcaacatatgtacatggacctcataactcaaatataatgggccccagggccccaaatgttaaaacaaagggccggccgtttctcatcaaataaagcagcttccgggctcagaatttgtacacagatagcacaagagaattatatatattgttactaacacccacacccccaccccacacacataggactaaacagacagatccgtattatataataattggaaataccagcgtgaagcgttaaggctgttccagttaaattacatatccattggctgttccatttaatttacatactccctctgaaatggccctaaaatagtctgttccatttaatttacatactccctctggaatggctgttccatttaatttacatactccctctggaatagttttcccctaatcattacccacacacccatccaccccacacacgtaggactaaacagacagatcgtattatatcataattggaaataccagcgtgaagcgttaaggctgttccagttaaattacatacccattggctgttcgatttaatttacatactccctctgaaatggccccaaaaagactgttccgtataatttacatactccctctgaaatggctgttccatttaatttacatactctggAATAGTTtacccctaatcatattgcatagcctcactgtgagtaagagatactgacaacagcaacctatggagagtaagagagacgactccctaagagggactttttacaatttctttattttaagtgctacgacagtgcaacctacattcaattaaagcttgtgacttggactttcactttttacacatacaatttctttattttaagtcctcagcaaataaggactgtaagtttgggtacaccgacaacatgcgggtatagccgtatttgtgtacaaatatatagccttctagttgatTTTCTTATCCTTTTTAAACGATTCTTTTGCCGTTAAAAAGAGTTTCAAGGCCGTCGTTACTTACGAATAGGAAGCCACGTATGCATTAAGAGGGGAGTGCGGATTTGGTAACGTTATTTTGATCATACTAAGTTCAAATTTTAATTGTTTCTATTTATGTAAATAGGAGGAAACGTTGTACGATGACTTCCTTAAAGGTGAATTGAGCAAGATTCCTGGTATTAACATCCAGAGACATTTTGAAAAGGTTTTCAAAGGATTCGAAGCAAAAATGGATGCCGGAGGCCTTCTTGGCGTAAGTTCAGTTTGCTATAGTTTTACCTAAAACCTAGATAATATGGTTGGTTGATATGTGCGTGTCATTAGTATTCTTAACTCGCCGAGTTTCATCGGCAGACATATATTATATGAAGAGAGCTACAACTCATTTTTTTTCGATAGGCTATGGTTAGATTATGAGAAAATCTGACCAAAAGAAGCACATTGGCATTTATGTTCAACATGCGCGtatattttttgggggggctttggggcgccatccccggggtaaaagcaggggacggccaaaacgaaggggcggcggaagaagaaggggcggcaaaaacaggggcggcaaaaactaaggggcggcaaaaagaataagtaaaaaaaaatggcggaaaaatttgaaaaaatggtactatacatccaaatttgttttgtttgtttttggtttttttgctcttcactttttcaaaccaccgaaaaaaattgggtcaaccttttcgggctgttggggaaggggcggcaaaattgaattttcttcagccccccggagtaggagcggccacggtacgccactgttcaaCCCACCAATGTGTGAACTCTGATGGATGTGGTCTTCTCTAAAATCTGCAATAAAGGAAAACGGTCTGAGTTTAAAATTCAAGGATCTTAGCTTCTATAACGACATTATGAAAAATTTTGGCACTTCAGGATGGAGCATTGTCATCTCATAGCTATTTCGGCAATTTGgcaattaaaagtttaaaattaaGAATTATAAATATGAACAATAAATATGAACAATAAATATGAAGCGGGTGTGAATGTACAAGAAAAACGAGGCCCAAACAAAAGGAATAAACATTCCTAAAGGTTGAAATAAGGTTTAAACTGCTGAAACCTAgaactttgaatttaaaattccaTGTAACGATATCTTGGGATACGGGATAGGATAAAAAAATCCTTCAACACGAATAGATGAAGTAATAGCCATATAATGTATAGATTAATGTTTTATTTTAGGTACGTGAACGTAAAGATGTCAAATATGTAGAGGAAGACTCCATTGTGTCATTCCTTGAAGAAGCGGCAAGCTGGGGCCTTGACAGAGTCGATCAGAGGTACCTTCCTCTGGATGGAGAATTTGATATTACAGGTAAGTAAGTTGTGGCAGTAGGCTGTGGATTTACATTAATCATGAATGAAAATCTACATTAGATTGATATTTGTTTTGTAATAAGAGACTTCAACAAACATTACACACAAGTGTAATTTGCCATGTTTGATATAGTTTGCTGATTAATGAGCTGGGTATTGACACTTCCATGATCAGACAAACTACATTCAGATGACTGGTGAAATGACTCGTAACCATGCATTGTTACCAAAGAAGAACCATTAGATATTTAGAGGGAAAAGGCCTTTTCATAACCACATTCGAAATGGACACTGTGGTGAATGCGTGTTAAAGATGGTATCTATAATAAGTACCAccacaaaaggtttttttttcgatAACGATAACTGAGATAGAAAGTAATTCGTGTATTGAATAGTTTTGTTACATATAACGTTACTCTCCTTATTATTACGTAGCGAATATAGTACATTAACTTGGtcaacactgattttttttttttatccgttAAATTTTTCAGGTACTGGAGAGGGGGCGAATGCTTACATCATAGACACCGGTATATATCCCGATAATTCATACTTTGAAAGACGTGCTGAAGTGGCGTTCGATGCTATTGGAGATGGCCAGGATGTAAGTGTTGTCATGCTTAATGTGAAAGGTTACGATTTCCGAGTGTCAGAGCGATTTTGAATTGATTTCAACTGATATTTTCGTGAATATTTGGCGGGATATTTGGCAGCAGTTTGAAATCGCAAAATTTGGTAAACATGTTCTGCGTGTGTACGTGTATACACACAGGTCCGAAATTATTTATAATATTACGTCATTGTTAAAGGTAAAAGTAAAGTTGGAAAACAAAATCGTTACGCAATATTAGAGAAAAAGATCGTGTATCTGAAAAGGGGATTTTGGATGaccaacaacccagcaaacacaaaaacgttttaaataagttatattttggcttttggttcaggtaaaaacgttttaataacattaaaatgtccggttatattaaggtcatgataacgttttaaaacgttttgtatgaaaacacactacaacaatattttgaaatgttttcaagaaatgctattgcaaactatttttgcaaacatttttgccaaatattgtgtcaatacttaaataacattatgttgaaatatttgaacccagcaaacacagaaatgttcttaaaatgtttttttcaaaaccttttaataacatttaaatgtcgggttatataacggtcatgaaaacgtttttaaaacgttattgaaaatattttgggcaaacatttttcgcaaaatattttttcaacccaaaaataacattctgtttagaaagttttgtatcaagttttcaagaatgtttttggaatgttattaaaacgtttttataccatttatataacccgacatttaaacgttttctgtaaaacatttttgtttgctgagcagtagattattttttaaggttatgaaaacgttttatactcttaatataccctttatataacccgacatttaaacattttctgaccttttataaccttttgcgaatgatgtcgaaaacgttttgtgtttgctgggaagacacTGTagtttataattggcgaaaaatgAGACTCATGACATCGTGCCTATCGGACCTTTTTCCCGTGACGTCacttaatcgatattggggtctttagatgtaaacaaacaacacgtgcgttccTTCAAGTGTCCGCGATGTGAAATCACACAATACTGCGTCTTTCTCATCGgttttgtcatctttcacttCAGCTTCAactaaataattgtttaaacgggaactgGTTACCATTTTTCAGCTTGTTTTTATActtcaaaatacaaaagaaacGGAAAAACCGTgatgctatttgaaaatcaatctttgttttgatttataattttgtttactttttacgcCCTGATTAACTACTGACGAACTAAACGTGTACTGCGAGCTGACAATCTTGCataatgcaaaatgtgaccactttaaacttcaaggCCATTATTACAATGTACATTTTCTCGGtaatatgacaatttaggtacacgataagcatgataagtcaataaatacagcataggTAAACAATTATgttcatcgtaaaaagcatgatcgactcaagaaaccgtTTAAGCCGATAAAATGTGAgcttttcaagttctttccccgatttttaaagttatgaatagatttcgctcaaacttctcaaggggctgtggatttacccgatgttcacgtaatgtaaagtagaaaaacgagaactgttgCATTCTCCtatgagattcgatgaaagtgcaaaatgtgaccacttttaacttcaacggccattatttcaatgttcattttctcggtaaaatgacgatttaggtacacgataagtcaacaaaatacagcatctataggtaagcatttatgttcatcgtaaaaagcatgatcgacctTTTTCTCATCTTTTTtctctatttccgattttaggcatcattttgtgcaaataggcattttgatgccttatatgggcaatatctcaaaaaataaggccaatataaaaaaacacacccaaaaaACGGTTTTTGGAATTGAGCCTccagattaagaaaaaaacaaaaaattttggaaagagtgttttttcatTGATGTCTTGAAGTGTGGATAGTGGGTTCAAATTTTCACAGGGAACATCAAATGGATAAACGTTGATTTTGACATCTAGCAATGTCTAGAGCAAACTAACGTCAAGGCATAAACATCCTATACGTGATAGCAGGTGAATGGTAACAAATAGGGGTGCACTTTTTCATCTTTAACACGTTTCTAGGGTGTGGACTGTAATGGACATGGCACACATTGTGCAGGTACCATCGGTAGCAATCCATATGGCATTGCTCGGCAAGCGTCACTCTTTGGAGTAAGGGTATTGGACTGTTTCGGGTATGGATCTACGTCAGATGTGATAGCAGGTAAATAGACTTATAAACAACAGATTTTTAAACCATTTGTTCTTTTGTCAATACTAAATTGCAGGGTCTTGACTGCAACGGTCATGGTACCCATTGCGCAGGCACCATTGGTAGCAACCCATACGGTATAGCTCGGGAAGCGTCACTCTATGGAGTAAGAGTGTTAGATTGTTTCGGATCTGGAGCCTATTCTGATGTGGTTGCAGGTGAATAGCCTCATAAACAGCGATAAATACTTTTAAAGAAACAGAAGCTCAAGAAAATAATTAGTGTAttgacattattatttttttttacaattcagaATTCAACTCTGAATTCAGAATATCGCATTCATTGAAGCCTTAGGATGTGCACGATAATAGAATGATATTTTACAGAATGATATTTGACAGCGAAGGCAGtcgagttagctcaatcgataaggcgttcgagagaggttgcgggttcgaaccctggcggtggtttagtacgctctcgtggaaaattgagttagcttgaaattccactggacaaggaacttactgctaattgtttcgttgtaacccgtacgaaactccgggagctgatcctggttgcgatggtcatttgtggaatgtctagggtgtgcgctcttgaagctgtccctgtgttgttgttaaatggtttatggaatgatgtggtgccgtagtggtcagcgacaacctgtaaagtgcgATGAGgcctgtggatcaacgtctaggcgtcgTTGTgattgtgcgtagcgcactataaatcactgcgtttttcTTTATAGTAACGTGGTCTGTTGATATGCCTTTACTATATAGGGTGTGACTGGGTAGCAGAAAATGGCAAGCGTCCAGCTGTAGGATCTATGTCGCTTGGTGGCGGGGCATCTGAATCAATGGATCAAGCTATTCGTGGAATGCATAATTCAGGTGTGGCAGTCGCTGTTGCAGCTGGTAATTCAGATGCTGATGCATGTCTCTACTCACCGGCTAGGGAACCATTGGTAAGATAAATGACCACAAGTGAACGCATATTTATCTGATGCAAAATTCGATGCTTTGCACTTCACTAGATAGAAATGGCGAGATTTTGTTTCCTTCCTAGGGCAAAATAGTAACATGTAAGAAACTGaagcgacaaaaaaaaaaagaatttaagTGTCTGAGACAGTATTAGCTGAATCTGTAGTAAAGGAGTAAAAATACCAGATTAGATTTCGTGATCTGCTTGCGCTTGAGATACATGTAATAGTTATTCCACGAGTGGCCTTCAGGCCACGAGTGGAATAAGTTACTTGTACCAGCCCAGAGTGATACATGGCAAAAGAGACCACTGTCTTGGCAACACATGTTATTTATTACACTAAATGCTGGATGTTGACAATCTATGTTTACAAACATGCTGAGGTCATGGTTGTGTCCTAAAAGTATGAGGATGGTACAAGTAGTCTACCACGTCATGTGTTATGTCTGGAGCAGGTCATCTCTTTGGGTGGGTCTGTTTACTTTTTGAAGTATATACTAGAGGGTGGGACAAGTAATCTCCCATGTGACTAGTTATGTCTGGAGTGGGACATGGGAGTGGTACATGAGTTTTGACTCCACTCTAGACAGAGTGGTACTATGTAGTAAAATCACCAGGTATGGTACAAAAGATATTGTTAAAATGTAATGTCGAAGCAAAGATAACGACATTTGTACCATACCGGGTGATTTTACTGCCTAGTACCACTCTGTCTAGAGTGGAGTCAAAACCCATGTACCACTCCCATGTCTCACTACAGACATAACAAGTCACATGGGAGATCACTTGTCACACCCTTTAGTatattaactttaaaaataaacagaccCACCCAGAGAGTGGTCCTACTCCAGACATAACATTTGACATGGTAGACTACTTGTACCATCCTCATAACAGGTGTGCCCAGAGAGTGGtccttttttcaattaaaatttcctAGTATTAACCTTACAACATGTAACCTCACAACAAGGGTTCCATGTGAGTGTATACTTTTAGGACATAACCATGACCTCAGTATGTTTGTAAACATAGATTACTTGGCTAGAGTTTTGTCCTTGTAGAGTGCTCCTTTTTGCCATGTCTCACTCTGCCCTGGTACAAGTAACTTATTCCACTCGTGGCCTGAAGGCCACTCGTGGAATAACTATTACCCGTACCACAAATATGCGGTGTTAGTCATCTGGACGACAACCCTTTAGACATGAGATAAAACGTCCCAGTTCATcgttaatgtatttatttattttacctcCAACGTAGATGGGTGTGCTTATGAATGATCACTGACATTGACCTGTCAGGCTGTCACAATATTTATAACATCTAAGGaagaaaaaataggcctacagccacaTTGGTTTGCGTAATGCATTATAATTGGTAATTATTGGTAGAGCGTGGCGCAAtgattagggtacttgcctttagtgcatgaggtcccgggttcaattcccggcggtggcgatttgctgggattttGACtcggaaaaaaagtctgaaattaattggcaacttctgtagattaaattcagacttccgctctccccatggttcatttagaattgggtaaacgaatcatgaaagtactccgtccttcagaggggacgttaagccgtcggtcccgtgtgcagagagccatacctgtacatgtatttcgcagccagtttcgaaaagagtagggtgttaacccctgactgttcccaacccgtcccggtgttcaaatggaccacaatggaaataagcttcaatagaggc is a window from the Amphiura filiformis chromosome 12, Afil_fr2py, whole genome shotgun sequence genome containing:
- the LOC140166129 gene encoding aqualysin-1-like, giving the protein MRAFVFAVLLAVATADLAPLFKMENKIPGEYLVVMKEETLYDDFLKGELSKIPGINIQRHFEKVFKGFEAKMDAGGLLGVRERKDVKYVEEDSIVSFLEEAASWGLDRVDQRYLPLDGEFDITGTGEGANAYIIDTGIYPDNSYFERRAEVAFDAIGDGQDGLDCNGHGTHCAGTIGSNPYGIAREASLYGVRVLDCFGSGAYSDVVAGCDWVAENGKRPAVGSMSLGGGASESMDQAIRGMHNSGVAVAVAAGNSDADACLYSPAREPLAITVGATDIDDSRAYFSNYGTCVDIFAPGVNIVSTYIGSETATASLSGTSMACPHVAGGAAVALGNNNDLTPDELVTKLVEDATTDVITDPGLGSPNKLLYVP